From a region of the Betta splendens chromosome 5, fBetSpl5.4, whole genome shotgun sequence genome:
- the ccdc51 gene encoding mitochondrial potassium channel isoform X2, whose protein sequence is MRGAKICLWGHPSCCLPRLHLHGSLGSRIGPVRTYSVQQQPGSVPPANPAPPDGKSGTEEVKQRAVSALQKAGELGHQWGQRSAQTATATINYWWERYEEFVGLNEVREAQTKVAGAEQAFMVARGMVREAHASLESLQGRLKEVRDRLDRVSREEAHYLELATLEHKLLQEERRLRTTYENAESSERERFALFSAAVRESHEKERTRAERTKNWSIIGSVLGALIGVMGSTYINRVRLQELKSLLLEAQKGPESLQEALRVQAGNHRSQQDELRTLIDNLRVTLNDAFTRRGAVLEEKRGPMSDSSTVPLSALKDLHAGRQKAESLLESLPPQLGKLEQGLGRVESSLLMVRKLLDTRPEAKTQTGQVQIAQSTERPEGGDQWESAAVVRHLEDTQRTLAERIRTNTVYNAVFTYTATAITISAVYLLLRGVS, encoded by the exons ATGAG AGGAGCTAAGATCTGTCTGTGGGGACATCCCTCCTGCTGTCTGCCTCGCCTACACTTGCATGGATCTTTGGGGAGCAGAATCGGTCCGGTGCGTACCTACagtgttcagcagcagcctggttcTGTCCCACCTGCTAACCCAGCACCTCCTGATGGGAAGAGTGGAACAGAGGAAGTGAAGCAGCGTGCTGTTTCTGCCTTACAG AAAGCAGGTGAGTTGGGACATCaatggggtcagaggtcagctcaAACGGCCACCGCCACAATCAATTACTGGTGGGAAAGGTACGAGGAATTCGTTGGACTCAATGAGGTTCGAGAGGCTCAGACCAAGGTCGCTGGG GCTGAGCAAGCATTTATGGTGGCCAGGGGTATGGTTCGTGAGGCTCATGCTAGCCTAGAGTCCTTACAGGGCAGGCTAAAGGAAGTCAGAGACCGGCTGGACAGAGTCTCCAGGGAGGAGGCTCACTACCTGGAACTTGCCACGCTGGAACACAAACTCCTGCAG GAGGAGCGTCGTCTCCGCACAACATACGAGAATGCAGAAAGTTCAGAGCGGGAaaggtttgctttgttttcagcagctgtcagGGAAAGCCAtgaaaaagagagaacaagagCTGAACGCACCAAGAACTGGTCCATCATTGGCTCCGTGTTGGGAGCCTTGATTGGAGTCATGGGATCAACATACATCAACCGTGTACGATTGCAG GAGTTGAAGAGTTTGTTGCTGGAGGCTCAGAAAGGCCCTGAGAGCCTGCAAGAAGCCCTCAGAGTCCAGGCTGGAAATCATCGCTCGCAGCAGGATGAACTCCGGACTCTCATTGACAATCTCAGAGTTACTCTAAACGATGCCTTCACTAGGAGGGGTGCTGTACTTGAAGAAAAGAGAGGTCCAATGTCAGACTCATCTACTGTGCCTCTTTCAGCCCTAAAGGACCTCCATGCTGGCAGGCAAAAGGCGGAGTCCCTATTGGAGTCGCTACCACCACAACTGGGAAAACTGGAGCAAGGACTTGGTAGAGTTGAGAGCAGCTTATTAATGGTTAGGAAGTTACTGGACACCAGACCAGAGGCTAAAACACAGACTGGTCAGGTTCAGATAGCACAGAGCACTGAGAGACCAGAGGGAGGGGACCAATGGGAATCTGCAGCGGTGGTGAGGCATCTGGAGGACACTCAGAGGACGC
- the ccdc51 gene encoding mitochondrial potassium channel isoform X1, protein MRYRGAKICLWGHPSCCLPRLHLHGSLGSRIGPVRTYSVQQQPGSVPPANPAPPDGKSGTEEVKQRAVSALQKAGELGHQWGQRSAQTATATINYWWERYEEFVGLNEVREAQTKVAGAEQAFMVARGMVREAHASLESLQGRLKEVRDRLDRVSREEAHYLELATLEHKLLQEERRLRTTYENAESSERERFALFSAAVRESHEKERTRAERTKNWSIIGSVLGALIGVMGSTYINRVRLQELKSLLLEAQKGPESLQEALRVQAGNHRSQQDELRTLIDNLRVTLNDAFTRRGAVLEEKRGPMSDSSTVPLSALKDLHAGRQKAESLLESLPPQLGKLEQGLGRVESSLLMVRKLLDTRPEAKTQTGQVQIAQSTERPEGGDQWESAAVVRHLEDTQRTLAERIRTNTVYNAVFTYTATAITISAVYLLLRGVS, encoded by the exons ATGAG GTACAGAGGAGCTAAGATCTGTCTGTGGGGACATCCCTCCTGCTGTCTGCCTCGCCTACACTTGCATGGATCTTTGGGGAGCAGAATCGGTCCGGTGCGTACCTACagtgttcagcagcagcctggttcTGTCCCACCTGCTAACCCAGCACCTCCTGATGGGAAGAGTGGAACAGAGGAAGTGAAGCAGCGTGCTGTTTCTGCCTTACAG AAAGCAGGTGAGTTGGGACATCaatggggtcagaggtcagctcaAACGGCCACCGCCACAATCAATTACTGGTGGGAAAGGTACGAGGAATTCGTTGGACTCAATGAGGTTCGAGAGGCTCAGACCAAGGTCGCTGGG GCTGAGCAAGCATTTATGGTGGCCAGGGGTATGGTTCGTGAGGCTCATGCTAGCCTAGAGTCCTTACAGGGCAGGCTAAAGGAAGTCAGAGACCGGCTGGACAGAGTCTCCAGGGAGGAGGCTCACTACCTGGAACTTGCCACGCTGGAACACAAACTCCTGCAG GAGGAGCGTCGTCTCCGCACAACATACGAGAATGCAGAAAGTTCAGAGCGGGAaaggtttgctttgttttcagcagctgtcagGGAAAGCCAtgaaaaagagagaacaagagCTGAACGCACCAAGAACTGGTCCATCATTGGCTCCGTGTTGGGAGCCTTGATTGGAGTCATGGGATCAACATACATCAACCGTGTACGATTGCAG GAGTTGAAGAGTTTGTTGCTGGAGGCTCAGAAAGGCCCTGAGAGCCTGCAAGAAGCCCTCAGAGTCCAGGCTGGAAATCATCGCTCGCAGCAGGATGAACTCCGGACTCTCATTGACAATCTCAGAGTTACTCTAAACGATGCCTTCACTAGGAGGGGTGCTGTACTTGAAGAAAAGAGAGGTCCAATGTCAGACTCATCTACTGTGCCTCTTTCAGCCCTAAAGGACCTCCATGCTGGCAGGCAAAAGGCGGAGTCCCTATTGGAGTCGCTACCACCACAACTGGGAAAACTGGAGCAAGGACTTGGTAGAGTTGAGAGCAGCTTATTAATGGTTAGGAAGTTACTGGACACCAGACCAGAGGCTAAAACACAGACTGGTCAGGTTCAGATAGCACAGAGCACTGAGAGACCAGAGGGAGGGGACCAATGGGAATCTGCAGCGGTGGTGAGGCATCTGGAGGACACTCAGAGGACGC